From Oryctolagus cuniculus chromosome 17, mOryCun1.1, whole genome shotgun sequence, a single genomic window includes:
- the GCGR gene encoding glucagon receptor isoform X2 → MPRTGLCRPLPPPALLLLLLLAGQPQAASAQVMDFLFEKWKLYRDQCHRNLSLLPPPTQLVCNRTFDKYSCWPDTLPNTTANISCPWYLPWYHKVQHRLVFKRCGLDGQWERGPRGQPWRDASQCQMDADEMEAQKEVAKMYRSFQVMYTVGYTLSLAALLLALAVLMGCSQLHCTRNHIHANLFASFVLKASAVLATDRLLQTRYGQQLGDDLSVSVWLSDGAVAGCRVAAVSMQYSVVANYCWLLAEGLYLHSLLSLPALPERSHFCLYLAIGWGAPLLFVIPWAVVKCLFENVQCWTSNDNMGFWWILRAPVFLAILINFFIFVRVVHLLVAKLRAHQMHRTDYKFRLAKSTLTLIPLLGVHEVVFAFVTDEQAQGALRATKLFFDLFLSSFQGLLVAVLYCFLNKEALLMAWESSGGGARCLGPQPTWETPRTLWAPGFSLAQTERTSG, encoded by the exons ATGCCCCGCACCGGGCTGTGCCGCCCTCTCCCGCCgccggcgctgctgctgctgctgctgctcgctGGCCAG CCGCAGGCCGCCTCCGCCCAGGTGATGGACTTCCTATTTGAGAAGTGGAAGCTGTACAGGGACCAGTGTCACCGCAACCTGAGCCTGCTGCCGCCGCCCACCC AGCTGGTCTGCAACAGGACCTTCGACAAGTACTCCTGCTGGCCCGACACCCTGCCCAACACCACGGCCAACATCAGCTGCCCCTGGTACCTGCCTTGGTACCACAAAG TGCAGCATCGCCTGGTGTTCAAGAGGTGCGGTCTGGATGGGCAGTGGGAGCGTGGGCCCCGGGGGCAGCCGTGGCGCGACGCCTCCCAGTGCCAGATGGACGCAGACGAGATGGAGGCCCAG AAGGAGGTGGCCAAGATGTACCGCAGCTTCCAGGTGATGTACACCGTGGGCTACACGCTGTCGCTGGCggccctgctcctggccctggccgtgCTGATGGGCTGCAG CCAGCTGCATTGCACCCGCAACCACATCCACGCCAACCTGTTTGCCTCCTTCGTGCTCAAGGCCAGCGCGGTGCTGGCCACTGACCGGCTGCTGCAGACCCGCTACGGCCAGCAGCTGGGCGACGACCTCAGCGTGAGCGTCTGGCTCAGTGACGGG GCTGTGGCCGGCTGCCGGGTAGCCGCGGTGTCCATGCAGTACAGCGTCGTGGCCAACTACTGCTGGCTGCTGGCGGAAGGGCTCTACCTGCACAGCCTGCTGAGCCTGCCCGCCCTCCCCGAGAGGAGCCACTTCTGCCTCTACCTGGCCATCGGCTGGG GCGCCCCCCTGCTGTTTGTCATCCCCTGGGCGGTGGTCAAGTGCCTGTTCGAGAACGTCCA GTGCTGGACCAGCAATGACAACATGGGCTTCTGGTGGATCCTCCGTGCCCCCGTCTTCCTGGCCATCCTG ATCAACTTCTTCATCTTCGTCCGCGTCGTCCACCTCCTCGTGGCCAAGCTGAGAGCCCACCAGATGCACCGCACCGACTACAAGTTccg GCTGGCCAAGTCCACACTGACCCTCATCCCTCTGCTGGGCGTCCATGAAGTGGTCTTCGCCTTCGTGACGGACGAGCAGGCCCAGGGCGCCCTGCGTGCCACCAAGCTCTTCTTCGACCTCTTTCTCAGCTCCTTCCag GGCCTGCTGgtggctgtcctctactgcttcctCAACAAGGAG gccctgctaatggcctgggaaagcagtggaggaggggccaggtgcttgggcccccaacccacgtgggagacgccaaggacactctgggctcctggcttcagcctggcccagacggagcgaaccagcggatga
- the GCGR gene encoding glucagon receptor isoform X3, producing the protein MPRTGLCRPLPPPALLLLLLLAGQPQAASAQVMDFLFEKWKLYRDQCHRNLSLLPPPTQLVCNRTFDKYSCWPDTLPNTTANISCPWYLPWYHKVQHRLVFKRCGLDGQWERGPRGQPWRDASQCQMDADEMEAQKEVAKMYRSFQVMYTVGYTLSLAALLLALAVLMGCSQLHCTRNHIHANLFASFVLKASAVLATDRLLQTRYGQQLGDDLSVSVWLSDGAVAGCRVAAVSMQYSVVANYCWLLAEGLYLHSLLSLPALPERSHFCLYLAIGWGAPLLFVIPWAVVKCLFENVQCWTSNDNMGFWWILRAPVFLAILINFFIFVRVVHLLVAKLRAHQMHRTDYKFRLAKSTLTLIPLLGVHEVVFAFVTDEQAQGALRATKLFFDLFLSSFQGLLVAVLYCFLNKEVQSELLRRWRRWRIGKALWEERSVSVHVPSAPPEKLRPAQDGGSPGAGRDPSSEALLAGDLPGLAKSPF; encoded by the exons ATGCCCCGCACCGGGCTGTGCCGCCCTCTCCCGCCgccggcgctgctgctgctgctgctgctcgctGGCCAG CCGCAGGCCGCCTCCGCCCAGGTGATGGACTTCCTATTTGAGAAGTGGAAGCTGTACAGGGACCAGTGTCACCGCAACCTGAGCCTGCTGCCGCCGCCCACCC AGCTGGTCTGCAACAGGACCTTCGACAAGTACTCCTGCTGGCCCGACACCCTGCCCAACACCACGGCCAACATCAGCTGCCCCTGGTACCTGCCTTGGTACCACAAAG TGCAGCATCGCCTGGTGTTCAAGAGGTGCGGTCTGGATGGGCAGTGGGAGCGTGGGCCCCGGGGGCAGCCGTGGCGCGACGCCTCCCAGTGCCAGATGGACGCAGACGAGATGGAGGCCCAG AAGGAGGTGGCCAAGATGTACCGCAGCTTCCAGGTGATGTACACCGTGGGCTACACGCTGTCGCTGGCggccctgctcctggccctggccgtgCTGATGGGCTGCAG CCAGCTGCATTGCACCCGCAACCACATCCACGCCAACCTGTTTGCCTCCTTCGTGCTCAAGGCCAGCGCGGTGCTGGCCACTGACCGGCTGCTGCAGACCCGCTACGGCCAGCAGCTGGGCGACGACCTCAGCGTGAGCGTCTGGCTCAGTGACGGG GCTGTGGCCGGCTGCCGGGTAGCCGCGGTGTCCATGCAGTACAGCGTCGTGGCCAACTACTGCTGGCTGCTGGCGGAAGGGCTCTACCTGCACAGCCTGCTGAGCCTGCCCGCCCTCCCCGAGAGGAGCCACTTCTGCCTCTACCTGGCCATCGGCTGGG GCGCCCCCCTGCTGTTTGTCATCCCCTGGGCGGTGGTCAAGTGCCTGTTCGAGAACGTCCA GTGCTGGACCAGCAATGACAACATGGGCTTCTGGTGGATCCTCCGTGCCCCCGTCTTCCTGGCCATCCTG ATCAACTTCTTCATCTTCGTCCGCGTCGTCCACCTCCTCGTGGCCAAGCTGAGAGCCCACCAGATGCACCGCACCGACTACAAGTTccg GCTGGCCAAGTCCACACTGACCCTCATCCCTCTGCTGGGCGTCCATGAAGTGGTCTTCGCCTTCGTGACGGACGAGCAGGCCCAGGGCGCCCTGCGTGCCACCAAGCTCTTCTTCGACCTCTTTCTCAGCTCCTTCCag GGCCTGCTGgtggctgtcctctactgcttcctCAACAAGGAG GTGCAGTCGGAGCTGCTCCGGCGCTGGCGCCGCTGGCGCATCGGCAAAGCTCTGTGGGAGGAGCGGTCGGTCAGCGTCCACGTGCCCTCCGCCCCGCCCGAgaagctgcggccggcgcaggaTGGGGGCAGCCCCGGGGCCGGCCGGGACCCCTCCTCAGAAGCCCTCTTGGCCGGTGACCTCCCTGGGCTGGCCAAGAGCCCCTTCTGA
- the GCGR gene encoding glucagon receptor isoform X1 → MPRTGLCRPLPPPALLLLLLLAGQPQAASAQVMDFLFEKWKLYRDQCHRNLSLLPPPTQLVCNRTFDKYSCWPDTLPNTTANISCPWYLPWYHKVQHRLVFKRCGLDGQWERGPRGQPWRDASQCQMDADEMEAQVMYTVGYTLSLAALLLALAVLMGCSQLHCTRNHIHANLFASFVLKASAVLATDRLLQTRYGQQLGDDLSVSVWLSDGAVAGCRVAAVSMQYSVVANYCWLLAEGLYLHSLLSLPALPERSHFCLYLAIGWGAPLLFVIPWAVVKCLFENVQCWTSNDNMGFWWILRAPVFLAILINFFIFVRVVHLLVAKLRAHQMHRTDYKFRLAKSTLTLIPLLGVHEVVFAFVTDEQAQGALRATKLFFDLFLSSFQGLLVAVLYCFLNKEVQSELLRRWRRWRIGKALWEERSVSVHVPSAPPEKLRPAQDGGSPGAGRDPSSEALLAGDLPGLAKSPF, encoded by the exons ATGCCCCGCACCGGGCTGTGCCGCCCTCTCCCGCCgccggcgctgctgctgctgctgctgctcgctGGCCAG CCGCAGGCCGCCTCCGCCCAGGTGATGGACTTCCTATTTGAGAAGTGGAAGCTGTACAGGGACCAGTGTCACCGCAACCTGAGCCTGCTGCCGCCGCCCACCC AGCTGGTCTGCAACAGGACCTTCGACAAGTACTCCTGCTGGCCCGACACCCTGCCCAACACCACGGCCAACATCAGCTGCCCCTGGTACCTGCCTTGGTACCACAAAG TGCAGCATCGCCTGGTGTTCAAGAGGTGCGGTCTGGATGGGCAGTGGGAGCGTGGGCCCCGGGGGCAGCCGTGGCGCGACGCCTCCCAGTGCCAGATGGACGCAGACGAGATGGAGGCCCAG GTGATGTACACCGTGGGCTACACGCTGTCGCTGGCggccctgctcctggccctggccgtgCTGATGGGCTGCAG CCAGCTGCATTGCACCCGCAACCACATCCACGCCAACCTGTTTGCCTCCTTCGTGCTCAAGGCCAGCGCGGTGCTGGCCACTGACCGGCTGCTGCAGACCCGCTACGGCCAGCAGCTGGGCGACGACCTCAGCGTGAGCGTCTGGCTCAGTGACGGG GCTGTGGCCGGCTGCCGGGTAGCCGCGGTGTCCATGCAGTACAGCGTCGTGGCCAACTACTGCTGGCTGCTGGCGGAAGGGCTCTACCTGCACAGCCTGCTGAGCCTGCCCGCCCTCCCCGAGAGGAGCCACTTCTGCCTCTACCTGGCCATCGGCTGGG GCGCCCCCCTGCTGTTTGTCATCCCCTGGGCGGTGGTCAAGTGCCTGTTCGAGAACGTCCA GTGCTGGACCAGCAATGACAACATGGGCTTCTGGTGGATCCTCCGTGCCCCCGTCTTCCTGGCCATCCTG ATCAACTTCTTCATCTTCGTCCGCGTCGTCCACCTCCTCGTGGCCAAGCTGAGAGCCCACCAGATGCACCGCACCGACTACAAGTTccg GCTGGCCAAGTCCACACTGACCCTCATCCCTCTGCTGGGCGTCCATGAAGTGGTCTTCGCCTTCGTGACGGACGAGCAGGCCCAGGGCGCCCTGCGTGCCACCAAGCTCTTCTTCGACCTCTTTCTCAGCTCCTTCCag GGCCTGCTGgtggctgtcctctactgcttcctCAACAAGGAG GTGCAGTCGGAGCTGCTCCGGCGCTGGCGCCGCTGGCGCATCGGCAAAGCTCTGTGGGAGGAGCGGTCGGTCAGCGTCCACGTGCCCTCCGCCCCGCCCGAgaagctgcggccggcgcaggaTGGGGGCAGCCCCGGGGCCGGCCGGGACCCCTCCTCAGAAGCCCTCTTGGCCGGTGACCTCCCTGGGCTGGCCAAGAGCCCCTTCTGA